A window of the Ipomoea triloba cultivar NCNSP0323 chromosome 14, ASM357664v1 genome harbors these coding sequences:
- the LOC116005104 gene encoding inactive protein RESTRICTED TEV MOVEMENT 2-like, whose product MDSRKFTLPLNYEDFDPDYDQVQEPQVDTLLIYLPDFRKEQIRVQLTGTGILKISGQRRLEGDKWKRFLKQFQVSSNCDTNRISAKFESGTLYITQPKLIIPAAVEKPADAEGEEEKKTKEAAEPKAGEESENGSDKEGVGPASDDKKAADDKRAAVAGKSDGAAGKAAKMMDGYSGSAEAVQLKRSRKMMNVALVVLLVVGVGLYLNSKMRSSSSNDAAGEL is encoded by the exons atggatTCAAGGAAGTTTACACTACCTCTGAACTATGAAGATTTTGATCCAGATTATGATCAGGTACAAGAGCCTCAAGTTGACACTCTCCTCATTTATTTACCAG ATTTCAGGAAGGAGCAGATAAGGGTTCAATTAACCGGAACAGGAATCCTGAAGATCAGCGGTCAGCGGCGGCTGGAAGGCGACAAATGGAAGCGGTTTTTGAAACAATTCCAGGTTTCATCCAACTGCGACACCAACCGGATCAGTGCCAAATTCGAATCTGGCACTCTCTACATAACACAGCCCAAACTTATCATCCCTGCAGCAGTGGAAAAACCTGCAGAtgcagaaggagaagaagaaaaaaaaacgaagGAAGCTGCGGAACCGAAAGCAGGCGAAGAATCGGAGAATGGTTCTGACAAGGAAGGCGTAGGCCCGGCTTCCGATGATAAGAAAGCGGCGGATGATAAAAGGGCCGCCGTTGCTGGAAAATCTGATGGCGCCGCCGGAAAAGCTGCCAAAATGATGGATGGTTACAGTGGCAGTGCGGAGGCGGTGCAGCTTAAGAGGTCAAGAAAGATGATGAATGTTGCTTTGGTGGTTCTGTTGGTTGTTGGTGTTGGCTTGTATCTTAACAGCAAGATGAGGTCTTCGTCGTCCAATGATGCTGCTGGAGAGCTATGA